The sequence GAAGGCCCAGAAGTATGATCCAGCCAACAAAACCGGTCATTAATGAAGGTATTGAGCGCAGGGCTTCGAGATAGGCCTTTGCCGGGAACTCACCTACAGTGATCCAAAGAGGAGCTATTTTGAGTCCATTCGAACCATAATAAACACCAAGGAAACCTTTTTCAGAAACTGTACGCGTATCTGAAGCCAGTTCTACTTCAAAGAAAGCAGAGGATACATTCTCTTCAGGACTATCTGCCATCACCGTTTCCACGAGGATCACCTGACCACCTTTTGTCGAATTCATGAAGAGCAAAAAGTCATCCGATGAGTTTATTGGAATACCATCAATGTTGATGAGCAACATGCCTTTTTCAATTCCTGCAGCTTCAGCAGGCGAATCCGGTACTATATCATTTACATAGATACCTTTGATATCTTCAGTATCGTCATCTCCAACCTGAACATCATAGACCGAGACCACCCGGTCTTTGGCAGCATGCACTTCCACCACAGTTCCGGATTCAACGCTACTCATGTAAAGCAAAATATCATTCGCATTTTCAACAGGCGTGTCATCGATCTGTGTGATCACCATATTATTCTGAAGTCCTGCAATATCTGCCGGAGAATCAGGTGTGACATTAACTATCATGGCATCACCAAGAGGTGATATCGCCCCAAGCACAGGACCGAACAATAGTATAAATGCAATTGCTGCAACTACGAAATTAGACATGACACCAGCTGCCAGTATCCGTGCCCTTTGTTCCCTTGTAGCCACTTTGCTATTATCGGGCTTTTTATCCATACCCAGGATCTTCCTTTCTATAGGGCCATTAGTAGAACTTGCTACCAGATTATCATCAGCTTCCTTTTTCACCCCGAAAAGCTCTTCTTCATCCGGTTCGGCAAAGCCTCCGATAGGAACTACAGCAAGCAGGATACCCATAGACTTGACCCTGATACCTTCGACCTTACAGAGGATCGCATGTGAGAACTCATGTACTACAAGAGTTACCAGCAGAGCAATAATACCCCAGGAAAGAGGTATGAACTCATTTACACCCGGAATTAGGAAAATATTCCTTGCCTCATTGAACTTACCAGGTTCAGGGAGAGTATTGTCCCCAATGGATGACAACATGGCAACATCTGATACAACTATAATAAAGAACATGGCGAACATGCCAATGAACATCAGGACTATGCCGACATTGGCGAATAATCTCCACATGCTTTTGGGTCTTGCAAGGAAGTCCAACAGTTTCTGACCCCTGAGAGTCCTTATCATAAGAATAGGACCATAGGCAGAGATGTTATATCGTTCAAGTATGCCCTTTTTGTCAAGGATCGAAACTATGACCCAGTACAAAAGGAACAGGGCGATCAAAATTCTGGTTTCTATCAAATGAATTCTCCGGGGTTATATGTCTGGAATAAGAACATGTATTTCAACTAATCTGGTACTTGTTTGTATAAAAGATATGCCATTAACGCCTGAATATTATTCGATCTTGTTAAAGCATATCAGATGAAAATGCACCGAACTGCTGGGCAAAGTTCAATTGATCCACCTCTTCCCAGTCCTCAGCGATCAGTCCATCCTCTATACGTGTGATCGTGATCCCGGTAAAGGTCACCGGCTTGTGCGTGGGAGGAACACCCTGGAAATCAGCCAGATGTGTACCACTGGCAGTCCACCGGGTCACAACTTTATCACCTTCAGCAATAACATCATTAATAACAAAATGAAGGTCTGGAAGTGCCTTGTGAATGGATGCCATAAAATCCATAAGGGATTCAAGGTCCAGAGTCTCACCGCCAAAATGCATATGATAATCAGGGCTGCACTTATCCGTCAATTGTTTTGGATGCCAACCACGATCTGAAATGCCAAGAACCATTTCTTTGTTCTTTTCTTCGATCCTGTGAGAATCAAAGGATGCATTATTTTCAGGTATATCTGTCGTCATCATTAGATTACAATTACTTACTCTTAAATAAATATATTTCAAAGAAAAGCATATTTATCGCAAATATGGCCTTTCCGTTCAAAATAAAAAAGCACATATGAATTAACGATAGATAAGTTTATAACAAATACTGCTATTTCTGGTAACGTATTTCTCAAATGCGGGAGTAACCAAGTGGCCAACGGTGGCAGACTCAAGATCTGCTCGTGTAGACGTTCGGGGGTTCGAATCCCTTCTCCCGCACCATTTAAGGTGATCTTTTTTGATTGGCAATATAACTTATGATGCTGTAGTTAAAGCCACTATTAACATAATAAAGGAAGCTGAGACGCTTCTTCCTGATGATGTGATAAAGGCTCTTGAAACAGCAAAAGAAAATGAATCCAGCGACGTTGCAAGATCGCAGATAGAAGCGATCCTTAAGAACATTGAGATTGCAGGGAACAATAGCATCCCCCTCTGCCAGGATACAGGCATACTTATATTTTATGTCGATATCGGCAGGGACCTGAATATTGATTTTGACATTAAGGGAGCAATACTTGAAGCTACAAGGATAGCAACCCAGCAGGTACCATTGCGCCCAAATGCTGTTGATCCGCTTAGCCGAAGCAACAGCAGTGACAATACCGGTGAAGGACTTCCCGATATCAAATATGACTTTGTTGAAGGAAAACAGCTGAAAATAACAGTAGCCCCAAAAGGTGCAGGTTCCGAGAACATGAGCGTTCTGAAAATGATGAATCCCACCGAGCTTAAGAGCATTGATGACTTCATTGTTGAAACGGTGCTCAATGCAGGAGGCCGACCATGTCCACCTGTTATTGTAGGTGTGGGAATAGGAGGATCTTTCGACAAAGCTGCAAGGCTTGCGAAATCCTCACTTTTAAGAACTGTAAATGACATGAATGATGAAGAGAAGACCCTCCTTGCCAGAATAAATTCATTGGGAATCGGTCCAATGGGTCTTGGCGGCGATACCACTGCTCTTGCAGTACATCTTAACACATCTCACTGCCATACAGCATCCCTGCCTGTGGCTATTAACATCCAGTGCTGGGCAAACCGGCACGCTTCGGTTACACTTGGAGGTGAGAAATAATGGAGTACCATCTAAATACACCTCTTAAGAAAGAAGACATCGAACAACTCGATGCCGGCGATATTGTCTATCTTACAGGGACTGTACTTACAGCTCGTGATGAAGCACATGCCCGCATACTTGAAATGCATGAGGAAGGCCTTGAGTTACCTTTTGAACTGGAAGGTGCAGCTATTTACCACTGCGGACCCCTGATGCAGCAGATAGAAGGAAAATGGGGAGTAGTTGCAGCCGGACCTACTACAAGCGACAGGATGTCAAAGATGACACCGAACCTTCTGGAGCATTTCAACGTTCGCGCCCTTATCGGAAAAGGTGGTATGAACAACGTGGCTGAAAGCCTGAAAGGGAAATGTATCTACCTCGCATATACCGGCGGATGTGCAGCACTTGCAGCAGGTTCTATTAAGAATGTACCCCAGGTTCACTGGCCGGACCTTGGAATGCCTGAAGCCGTATGGGAACTTGAAGTCGTTGAGTTCGGCCCCCTCATTGTCGGTATTGACACAAAAGGAAATGACCTTTTCACATCTATAAAAGAAAAAGCGAGAGAGTCCTTTTCAAAGAAGTGAACTCTCTTTATTTATTATTTGATTACATTCTTACTTTTTTGTTCATTTGTTTAGCTACAAGCACCTTTTCATCACAGTATCAGGAAGCATATCCAACCAATGAAGGTCAGTATGAATGAGTGCTTCAGACCTCCGGAAAGCCGGTTCTCTCCCAATTGTCCTGCAACCAGACCACTCATGAACCCCTGTAGAAGACATGCATGGAAAAGGGTACGTATGAAAGCATCAGGATCAAAACCTCCAATAAAGGAACCTCCTGCAGAAGCACCTGCCACTGCCTGACT comes from Methanococcoides sp. AM1 and encodes:
- a CDS encoding site-2 protease family protein, with the translated sequence MIETRILIALFLLYWVIVSILDKKGILERYNISAYGPILMIRTLRGQKLLDFLARPKSMWRLFANVGIVLMFIGMFAMFFIIVVSDVAMLSSIGDNTLPEPGKFNEARNIFLIPGVNEFIPLSWGIIALLVTLVVHEFSHAILCKVEGIRVKSMGILLAVVPIGGFAEPDEEELFGVKKEADDNLVASSTNGPIERKILGMDKKPDNSKVATREQRARILAAGVMSNFVVAAIAFILLFGPVLGAISPLGDAMIVNVTPDSPADIAGLQNNMVITQIDDTPVENANDILLYMSSVESGTVVEVHAAKDRVVSVYDVQVGDDDTEDIKGIYVNDIVPDSPAEAAGIEKGMLLINIDGIPINSSDDFLLFMNSTKGGQVILVETVMADSPEENVSSAFFEVELASDTRTVSEKGFLGVYYGSNGLKIAPLWITVGEFPAKAYLEALRSIPSLMTGFVGWIILLGLPIVGFTGEGFPGFSGTLAQFYHPVGWGEPLGIGVFWIANTLLWVGWLNFYVGLFNCLPSVPLDGGHVFKDYLRSFVGRLVSDERRATDISAAIAATFTFVILISFLFMIFGPYIVHGF
- a CDS encoding ester cyclase, giving the protein MMTTDIPENNASFDSHRIEEKNKEMVLGISDRGWHPKQLTDKCSPDYHMHFGGETLDLESLMDFMASIHKALPDLHFVINDVIAEGDKVVTRWTASGTHLADFQGVPPTHKPVTFTGITITRIEDGLIAEDWEEVDQLNFAQQFGAFSSDML
- a CDS encoding fumarate hydratase; this translates as MIGNITYDAVVKATINIIKEAETLLPDDVIKALETAKENESSDVARSQIEAILKNIEIAGNNSIPLCQDTGILIFYVDIGRDLNIDFDIKGAILEATRIATQQVPLRPNAVDPLSRSNSSDNTGEGLPDIKYDFVEGKQLKITVAPKGAGSENMSVLKMMNPTELKSIDDFIVETVLNAGGRPCPPVIVGVGIGGSFDKAARLAKSSLLRTVNDMNDEEKTLLARINSLGIGPMGLGGDTTALAVHLNTSHCHTASLPVAINIQCWANRHASVTLGGEK
- a CDS encoding FumA C-terminus/TtdB family hydratase beta subunit; its protein translation is MEYHLNTPLKKEDIEQLDAGDIVYLTGTVLTARDEAHARILEMHEEGLELPFELEGAAIYHCGPLMQQIEGKWGVVAAGPTTSDRMSKMTPNLLEHFNVRALIGKGGMNNVAESLKGKCIYLAYTGGCAALAAGSIKNVPQVHWPDLGMPEAVWELEVVEFGPLIVGIDTKGNDLFTSIKEKARESFSKK